In one window of Maribacter sp. BPC-D8 DNA:
- a CDS encoding PAS domain-containing sensor histidine kinase: MSKENTLLQTDQIDATSNSINNIGVFKFEVATNEVHWNDVLKEIHQVQKTHIPDTESIYGNCKEGIHKENLLKAHNQALSKGVSFELEYEIITPKGNSHFLHITTHAINNDNKCTSLHGFITDITNTNEKTTDTYILKKQLEYAEKLSNTGSWKYDINTDTLHWSDNLYHIFEHDIETPITFGIFLEHVHKDDKEKIAAKFDLALNTKHFPDSNYRIVLKDGNIKTMKSIGEVITDVHGEVTTVMGTCQDITESTERDQQLIQKNQQLNVAEKMAMIGYWHWNTPINEVFWSDNLHAIYGHNKQEPLTFETYINYVHKEDKKIVLTNLKTAMKTGEFLESTYRIQLDDASIKIIKSVGRIILDHKGEVLEMSGTCQDITQVKKKELALLQKNQEFNFAEKIANIGSWQWNPNTNKANWSDNHYRIYGIEIGTQLDLQIIYNQIHSDDLDHLKELTQEILSNKKFTKTRFRIQLQNGDIKTLEVIGEVITDKAGNIILLKGTSQDITYRIEAEQLIQEKNQLLSFAEEMAMMGSWQWNPNTGVSTWSDNLYKIYDIEPDRTINMDLFLSRIHPDDIDNLTKEIETIVSTKVSNTILAYRIILNNGQVRSLELLAEVIIDSKGNVQELIGTAQDVTNRIQREQDLLEKNQLLNFAEQLSSIGYWKWDIINDVMEKSENLLKILDFEPGAKPDFKTYLKKVYPADREKVIDVSQRIIETKKFDKFHHRIVKNDNSIKTIKLIGEIILDKEGNVIELIGSSQDITEQIEAQQKILDTNRSLEKSTINLTSKNKQLAEFNHITSHNLRSPVSNLNALLSLYKSTKNEGKKIEIFGKFEIVIDHLTETLNALIETISIKHSAVEITQELCFEQTLLKTKEILAAELIESKANIKCDFSKAKNVKYNPIYLESIFLNLVSNSLKYRSEDRVPEISITSNTINGRITLEFEDNGLGIDMKSNGHKLFGLNKVFHKHPDAKGIGLFLTKAQIIAMGGSISAKSKVGVGTTFFIILN, encoded by the coding sequence ATGAGTAAAGAGAACACTCTTCTTCAAACAGACCAAATTGATGCTACCTCGAATAGCATTAATAATATAGGTGTATTTAAATTTGAAGTAGCTACTAATGAAGTGCATTGGAACGATGTTCTGAAAGAAATTCATCAAGTTCAAAAAACACATATACCCGATACAGAAAGTATTTACGGCAACTGCAAAGAAGGTATTCATAAAGAGAACCTTCTAAAAGCACACAATCAAGCCTTATCAAAAGGGGTTTCTTTTGAATTGGAATATGAAATTATAACCCCTAAAGGCAATTCTCATTTTCTACATATTACTACACATGCAATTAATAATGACAATAAATGCACTAGTCTACATGGTTTCATTACCGATATCACCAACACTAATGAGAAAACCACAGATACTTATATATTAAAAAAGCAATTAGAATACGCTGAGAAATTATCAAATACCGGCTCGTGGAAATATGATATAAACACAGACACACTACATTGGTCAGACAATTTGTATCATATTTTCGAACACGATATAGAAACACCTATAACCTTCGGTATATTTTTAGAGCATGTTCATAAAGATGATAAAGAAAAAATAGCTGCCAAATTTGACCTAGCCTTAAATACAAAGCATTTTCCTGATTCAAATTATCGTATTGTATTAAAAGATGGCAACATCAAAACCATGAAATCTATTGGCGAGGTTATAACCGATGTGCACGGCGAGGTTACAACAGTGATGGGCACCTGCCAAGATATTACAGAAAGCACAGAGCGAGATCAACAGCTTATTCAAAAAAATCAACAATTAAATGTTGCTGAAAAGATGGCTATGATTGGTTATTGGCATTGGAACACACCTATTAACGAGGTTTTTTGGTCCGATAATTTACATGCTATATATGGGCACAATAAACAGGAGCCTTTAACTTTCGAAACTTACATCAATTACGTACATAAAGAAGATAAAAAAATAGTACTCACCAACCTTAAAACAGCGATGAAAACTGGAGAGTTTTTAGAATCTACCTATAGAATTCAACTCGACGACGCCAGTATTAAAATCATAAAATCTGTCGGTAGAATAATTCTTGACCATAAAGGGGAAGTTCTAGAGATGTCTGGCACCTGCCAAGATATTACTCAAGTAAAAAAGAAGGAACTAGCATTATTACAAAAAAACCAAGAGTTTAATTTTGCAGAGAAAATTGCCAATATTGGTTCTTGGCAGTGGAACCCGAATACCAACAAAGCAAATTGGTCAGATAATCATTATAGAATTTACGGTATTGAAATAGGAACGCAACTAGATTTACAGATCATTTACAACCAAATACATTCAGATGATTTAGATCACTTAAAAGAATTAACACAAGAAATTTTAAGCAACAAAAAGTTTACAAAAACAAGGTTTCGAATACAACTTCAAAATGGTGATATTAAAACTTTAGAAGTAATTGGGGAAGTAATTACAGACAAAGCTGGAAACATTATTTTATTAAAGGGAACCTCTCAAGATATTACTTACCGTATAGAGGCAGAACAACTAATTCAAGAGAAAAATCAATTACTATCGTTTGCTGAAGAAATGGCCATGATGGGGTCTTGGCAATGGAACCCGAATACGGGCGTATCTACATGGTCAGACAATCTTTATAAAATATATGATATAGAGCCAGACCGAACAATAAATATGGATCTATTTCTCTCTAGAATACATCCAGATGATATAGACAACTTAACAAAAGAAATAGAAACTATAGTTAGTACTAAAGTTAGCAATACCATATTAGCATATCGTATTATTTTAAATAACGGACAAGTTCGCTCTTTAGAGCTACTGGCAGAAGTTATTATTGATAGCAAAGGAAATGTTCAAGAACTTATCGGTACCGCACAAGATGTCACAAATCGTATTCAAAGAGAACAAGATTTATTAGAAAAAAATCAACTTTTAAATTTTGCAGAGCAATTATCTAGCATAGGTTATTGGAAATGGGATATCATAAACGATGTCATGGAGAAATCTGAAAATTTATTGAAGATTTTAGATTTTGAACCAGGAGCAAAACCAGATTTTAAAACCTATTTAAAAAAAGTATACCCTGCCGATCGCGAAAAGGTAATTGATGTTAGCCAAAGAATTATTGAAACAAAAAAGTTCGATAAATTTCATCACAGGATAGTAAAAAATGACAATTCAATTAAAACCATTAAATTAATTGGCGAGATCATACTTGATAAAGAAGGTAATGTTATTGAATTAATTGGTTCTAGTCAAGATATTACAGAACAAATAGAAGCACAACAAAAAATATTGGATACCAATAGAAGTTTAGAAAAATCAACTATAAACTTAACTTCTAAAAACAAACAACTTGCTGAATTTAATCACATTACATCACACAACTTAAGATCACCGGTAAGCAATCTTAATGCATTATTGAGCCTTTATAAAAGCACCAAAAATGAGGGTAAAAAAATAGAAATTTTTGGAAAATTTGAAATCGTAATAGACCATTTGACAGAAACGCTTAACGCCTTAATAGAAACGATATCAATAAAACACTCAGCCGTTGAGATTACTCAAGAACTTTGTTTTGAACAAACACTGTTAAAAACCAAAGAAATATTAGCTGCCGAATTAATAGAAAGTAAGGCCAATATAAAATGTGATTTTTCTAAAGCGAAAAATGTAAAATACAATCCTATCTATTTAGAAAGTATTTTTCTTAATTTAGTAAGTAATTCATTGAAATACAGATCCGAAGATAGAGTACCAGAAATTTCAATTACCTCAAATACAATAAACGGAAGAATAACATTAGAATTTGAAGATAATGGACTCGGTATAGATATGAAAAGTAACGGCCATAAATTATTCGGACTTAATAAAGTATTTCATAAACACCCAGATGCAAAAGGCATAGGGCTATTTTTGACAAAAGCCCAAATAATAGCTATGGGTGGTTCGATTTCGGCAAAAAGTAAAGTTGGCGTCGGCACAACATTTTTTATCATTTTAAATTAA
- a CDS encoding response regulator: protein MDHNIQVCVIDDDEVFQYTILHTLQAHKSVSNIMPFTDGAEAMNFFNKNIDNDIILPDVIFLDVNMPVMDGYKFMDEYIKLIAKATKKITVYILSSSVDLVDFEKTKKIKEVSDYIVKPIRDNQLTKILAEL, encoded by the coding sequence ATGGACCACAATATTCAAGTTTGCGTAATAGACGATGACGAGGTTTTTCAATATACTATACTTCACACATTACAGGCTCACAAATCTGTTAGCAACATCATGCCATTTACCGATGGTGCTGAAGCAATGAATTTTTTTAATAAAAATATTGATAATGACATCATATTACCAGATGTTATTTTTTTAGATGTTAATATGCCAGTAATGGATGGGTATAAGTTTATGGATGAATATATTAAGTTAATAGCAAAAGCTACCAAAAAAATAACCGTTTATATTCTTTCTTCATCTGTAGATTTGGTAGATTTTGAAAAGACAAAAAAAATAAAAGAAGTATCAGACTACATCGTTAAACCGATAAGAGACAATCAATTGACAAAAATTTTAGCAGAATTATAA
- the purE gene encoding 5-(carboxyamino)imidazole ribonucleotide mutase, with the protein MSKVAVVMGSTSDMPVMQDAIDILKGFDIEVDVDIVSAHRTPEKLFDFSKNAHTNGYTVIIAGAGGAAHLPGMVASMSPLPVIGVPVKSSNSIDGWDSILSILQMPGGVPVATVALNGAKNAGILAAQIIGSFDKCVLDKIILYKEGLKQKVIDGAKAVNGK; encoded by the coding sequence ATGAGTAAAGTAGCCGTAGTAATGGGTAGTACAAGTGACATGCCCGTAATGCAAGATGCCATAGATATTTTAAAGGGTTTTGATATAGAGGTCGATGTAGATATTGTATCTGCCCACAGAACACCAGAAAAATTGTTCGATTTCAGTAAAAATGCACACACTAATGGGTATACGGTAATTATTGCCGGTGCTGGCGGTGCAGCTCATTTACCAGGCATGGTGGCTTCTATGTCTCCGTTACCTGTAATAGGCGTTCCTGTAAAAAGTAGTAATTCTATTGATGGTTGGGATTCTATTCTATCCATTCTTCAAATGCCAGGCGGCGTACCAGTTGCTACTGTTGCACTTAATGGCGCAAAAAATGCAGGAATTTTAGCTGCACAAATTATTGGCAGTTTTGACAAATGTGTTTTGGACAAAATTATTCTTTACAAAGAAGGTCTGAAGCAAAAAGTTATCGATGGCGCAAAGGCCGTGAACGGTAAATAG
- a CDS encoding M3 family metallopeptidase: MNPLLSPFDTAPFSQIKNEHFKPAFLQSIEDARAEIDAITNNTEAPTFENTIEALEFSGQQLDRISSVFFNLNSAETNEEIQKIAQEVSPLLSEFGNDITLNEALFKRVKAVYDQKDTLDLTVEQNTLLDKKYKSFSRNGANLSEEKKTRLRTIDAKLAKLKLTFGENVLAETNKYQLHLTDEADLDGLPEGEKEAAAQLAISKGKEDGWMITLDYPSYIPFMKYAKNRELRKELSMAFGSRAFHNDKLDNQENVLDIAKLRFERANLLGYKTHANFVLEERMAETPEKVHSFLNELLAKAKPAAEREFKQLEDFAKKLDKIDRLEKWDSSFYSEKLKQELFNLDDEKLKPYFKLENVINGVFKVAEKLFDLQFEEVNDIEKYHDEVKTYKVYDADKNFISLFYADFHPRAGKRGGAWMTSYKSQWKRNGENVRPHISNVCNFTPSTKSKPSLLTFNEVTTLFHEFGHGLHGMLANTTYPSLSGTSVFWDFVELPSQVLENWCYEKEALELFAKHYETGKTIPMELVEKIKESATFQEGMQTLRQLSFGLLDMSWHGIDPTGITNVKAHEDEAFKDTSLYPETPETCMSTAFSHIFQGGYSSGYYSYKWAEVLDADAFAFFKEEGIFNKEVATKFKDNVLSQGGTENPMTLYKRFRGAEPKVEALLERAGLLN; this comes from the coding sequence ATGAATCCATTATTATCCCCTTTTGATACCGCTCCATTTTCACAAATTAAAAATGAGCATTTTAAACCCGCATTTTTACAATCTATAGAAGATGCACGAGCAGAAATAGATGCCATTACAAATAATACAGAGGCTCCTACTTTTGAAAATACGATAGAAGCTTTAGAGTTTTCAGGTCAGCAATTAGATAGAATTTCAAGCGTATTTTTCAACTTGAATTCCGCAGAAACAAATGAGGAAATTCAAAAAATAGCTCAAGAAGTTTCTCCGTTATTATCAGAATTTGGAAATGACATTACATTAAACGAAGCGTTATTCAAAAGAGTAAAAGCAGTTTATGACCAAAAGGATACTTTAGACCTTACGGTAGAACAAAACACACTTTTAGATAAAAAATACAAGAGTTTTAGCCGAAACGGAGCCAATTTATCTGAAGAGAAAAAGACACGTTTACGAACAATAGATGCCAAGCTTGCCAAGTTGAAATTGACCTTTGGCGAGAATGTACTGGCCGAAACCAATAAATACCAATTGCACCTTACGGATGAAGCTGATTTAGACGGATTGCCAGAAGGTGAAAAAGAAGCTGCTGCACAGTTGGCGATTTCAAAAGGTAAAGAAGATGGTTGGATGATTACTTTAGATTACCCAAGCTATATTCCTTTTATGAAGTACGCCAAAAATAGGGAGTTAAGAAAAGAACTTTCAATGGCATTTGGCAGTAGAGCATTTCATAATGATAAACTAGACAACCAAGAAAACGTTCTTGATATTGCCAAGTTACGTTTTGAGAGAGCTAATCTTTTAGGGTATAAAACACATGCAAATTTCGTTCTTGAAGAACGAATGGCAGAGACTCCAGAGAAAGTACATTCTTTCTTAAATGAATTACTAGCAAAAGCGAAGCCAGCTGCAGAACGTGAGTTCAAGCAATTAGAAGATTTCGCTAAAAAACTAGATAAAATTGACCGCTTAGAAAAATGGGATAGTAGTTTTTATTCTGAAAAACTGAAGCAAGAGTTATTCAACTTAGATGACGAAAAGCTGAAACCATATTTCAAATTAGAAAATGTTATTAACGGTGTTTTTAAAGTAGCGGAAAAATTATTCGATTTACAGTTTGAAGAAGTTAACGACATTGAAAAATATCATGACGAGGTAAAAACTTATAAAGTTTATGATGCCGATAAAAACTTCATTTCATTATTTTATGCCGATTTTCACCCTAGAGCAGGAAAACGAGGTGGCGCATGGATGACATCTTACAAATCGCAATGGAAGCGAAATGGAGAAAATGTCCGTCCGCATATATCAAACGTATGCAACTTTACTCCGTCAACAAAAAGTAAGCCTTCATTACTAACGTTTAATGAAGTAACAACGCTTTTCCATGAATTCGGACATGGGCTACACGGTATGCTGGCAAACACCACCTACCCTAGCCTATCTGGAACATCTGTTTTTTGGGATTTTGTAGAATTGCCAAGTCAGGTTTTAGAAAACTGGTGTTATGAAAAAGAAGCATTAGAATTATTTGCAAAGCATTATGAAACCGGAAAAACCATACCTATGGAACTGGTTGAAAAAATAAAAGAATCTGCCACCTTCCAAGAAGGCATGCAAACCTTACGTCAATTAAGCTTCGGATTATTAGATATGTCTTGGCATGGTATAGACCCAACAGGCATTACCAATGTAAAAGCACATGAAGATGAGGCTTTCAAAGACACAAGCCTTTACCCAGAAACTCCGGAAACTTGCATGAGCACCGCATTCTCTCATATTTTTCAAGGCGGATATTCATCAGGATATTATAGCTATAAATGGGCAGAAGTTTTGGATGCAGACGCCTTTGCATTCTTTAAAGAAGAAGGTATTTTCAATAAAGAAGTTGCAACTAAGTTTAAAGACAACGTTCTTTCGCAAGGCGGTACTGAAAACCCAATGACATTATATAAAAGGTTTAGAGGAGCAGAACCAAAAGTTGAGGCATTGCTAGAGAGAGCTGGGTTATTGAATTAG
- a CDS encoding sigma-70 family RNA polymerase sigma factor has protein sequence MEINNLNPDKWVDLYADYLFNYAVTRVSDAEIAKDLVQDTFIAGLKSAKNFKGDAAERTWLIAILKRKVIDHYRKINSKKGKAEVRMSYSSQTDAEGDWLEERIADPNSNFENDALENEELGLAIQNCISKLPKKQAQVFTMKTIEGMETEDICNALGINASNLWVMIHRARTGLMGCLNQNWF, from the coding sequence ATGGAAATAAACAACCTAAATCCTGATAAGTGGGTCGATCTCTATGCAGATTATCTATTTAACTACGCAGTAACTAGAGTAAGCGATGCAGAAATCGCAAAAGACCTTGTACAAGATACTTTTATAGCTGGGCTAAAATCTGCTAAAAATTTTAAAGGTGATGCAGCAGAGCGAACATGGTTAATTGCAATTCTCAAACGTAAGGTCATTGACCACTATCGCAAAATTAATTCAAAAAAGGGAAAAGCAGAGGTACGCATGAGCTATAGCTCACAGACCGATGCTGAAGGAGATTGGCTAGAAGAACGCATTGCCGACCCTAATAGTAATTTTGAAAATGACGCTCTTGAAAACGAAGAATTAGGACTTGCCATTCAAAATTGCATTTCTAAATTACCTAAAAAGCAAGCTCAAGTTTTTACCATGAAAACTATTGAAGGAATGGAAACTGAAGATATTTGTAATGCTTTAGGAATTAATGCGTCTAACCTTTGGGTAATGATACATAGAGCCAGAACTGGCTTAATGGGTTGTTTAAATCAAAATTGGTTTTAG
- a CDS encoding rhodanese-like domain-containing protein, whose amino-acid sequence MRNILFFLLLLVAQFATSQIESKPISDFISFDESAEVLLDVRTPAEFDAGCIDGAVNINWLSDEFNQQIKGMDKSKKIFVYCKMGGRSLKSQERLVELGFKNVVNLEGGYDAYSSK is encoded by the coding sequence ATGAGAAATATACTATTCTTTCTGCTGCTTCTTGTTGCTCAGTTTGCTACAAGTCAAATAGAGTCAAAGCCGATTTCTGATTTTATTAGTTTTGATGAATCTGCAGAGGTATTGTTAGATGTAAGAACGCCAGCAGAGTTTGATGCAGGGTGTATAGACGGAGCCGTTAATATTAATTGGTTATCAGATGAATTTAATCAGCAAATAAAAGGCATGGATAAAAGCAAAAAAATCTTTGTTTACTGTAAAATGGGAGGTAGAAGTTTAAAATCTCAAGAACGGCTGGTAGAACTTGGTTTTAAGAATGTAGTGAACTTAGAAGGCGGGTATGACGCTTATTCTAGTAAATAG